A part of Catenulispora sp. MAP5-51 genomic DNA contains:
- a CDS encoding carbon-nitrogen hydrolase family protein — translation MNLRLACLQAPATDHPDGAPDPVADRRANLAALADAAAGAGEGGARLLITPEMYLTGYNLGAEVIAGLAEERFGPSQQAVSAIAAKHGIAILYGYPERDGDGVVYNAVQLIGGDGVSQANYRKTHLFGDVDREAFAPGAELVVQADLEGIRVGFLICYDVEFPEPVRAHADAGTQLLLVPTALMRPYEFVPRQIVAARAIESQLFVAYVNRVGVERDFVYAGETRVVAPDGRELAVGSDQEQLLLADVDLADLAASRDLNTYLQDRRTDLYGAL, via the coding sequence ATGAACCTGCGGCTGGCCTGCCTTCAAGCCCCGGCTACCGATCATCCCGACGGCGCCCCGGACCCCGTCGCCGACCGTCGCGCCAACCTGGCCGCGCTCGCGGACGCCGCGGCCGGGGCCGGCGAGGGCGGCGCGCGCCTGCTCATCACCCCCGAGATGTACCTCACCGGCTACAACCTCGGCGCCGAGGTGATCGCCGGGCTGGCCGAGGAGCGCTTCGGACCCTCGCAGCAGGCGGTCTCCGCGATCGCCGCCAAGCACGGGATCGCGATCCTCTACGGCTACCCCGAGCGCGACGGCGACGGCGTCGTCTACAACGCGGTCCAGCTCATCGGCGGCGACGGCGTCTCCCAGGCGAACTACCGCAAGACGCATCTGTTCGGCGACGTGGACCGCGAGGCGTTCGCGCCGGGGGCGGAGCTGGTGGTGCAGGCCGATCTGGAGGGCATCCGGGTCGGCTTCCTGATCTGCTACGACGTCGAGTTCCCCGAGCCGGTGCGGGCGCATGCCGACGCCGGGACGCAGCTGCTGCTGGTGCCCACCGCCCTGATGCGGCCGTACGAGTTCGTGCCGCGGCAGATCGTGGCCGCGCGGGCGATCGAATCGCAGCTGTTCGTGGCGTACGTGAACCGGGTCGGGGTGGAGCGGGACTTCGTCTACGCCGGCGAGACGCGCGTGGTGGCCCCGGACGGCCGGGAGCTGGCGGTCGGCAGCGACCAGGAGCAGCTGCTGCTGGCCGACGTGGACCTGGCGGACCTGGCGGCCTCCCGCGACCTGAACACGTATCTGCAAGACCGACGAACCGACCTGTACGGAGCACTGTAA
- a CDS encoding PHP domain-containing protein — protein MLPPDNHVHSEYSWDALAGSMEGTCERAVEIGLPSVAFTEHADFSVSEMTAESYFPEAWQRYVEPVDGRDILTPPRIDLTGYLETLERCRDRFPTLRILSGVELSEAHWFPEETADLLKRGGFQRILASLHTSSARDEDYADISVSIKRGDAEAEYHRYLAEAVRLIEEYDGFEVLTHIDYPVRYWPDDSFDLKEFEDDIRLVLRTLARADKIMEFNTRIPLDPRVVAWWRQEGGKGVSFASDAHKPEAVGKGFKEAAEVARAAGFKPGADLFDFWVRD, from the coding sequence GTGCTGCCACCCGACAACCACGTCCACAGCGAGTACTCGTGGGACGCGCTCGCCGGTTCCATGGAGGGGACCTGCGAGCGCGCGGTCGAGATCGGGCTGCCCTCCGTCGCCTTCACCGAGCACGCGGACTTCAGCGTCTCGGAGATGACGGCGGAGAGCTACTTCCCGGAGGCGTGGCAGCGCTACGTCGAGCCGGTGGACGGCCGCGACATCCTGACCCCGCCGCGGATCGATCTCACCGGCTACCTGGAGACGCTGGAGCGCTGCCGCGACCGCTTCCCGACGCTGCGCATCCTGTCCGGCGTGGAGCTCAGCGAGGCACACTGGTTCCCGGAAGAGACCGCGGATCTGCTGAAGCGCGGCGGATTCCAGCGGATCCTGGCCTCGCTGCACACCTCGTCGGCGCGCGATGAGGACTACGCCGACATCTCCGTGAGCATCAAGCGCGGCGACGCCGAGGCGGAGTACCACCGGTACCTGGCCGAAGCCGTGCGGCTGATCGAGGAGTACGACGGGTTCGAGGTGCTGACGCACATCGACTACCCGGTGCGGTACTGGCCCGACGATTCCTTCGATCTGAAGGAATTCGAGGACGACATCCGGCTGGTGCTGCGGACCCTGGCGCGCGCCGACAAGATCATGGAGTTCAACACCCGGATCCCGCTGGACCCGCGGGTGGTCGCCTGGTGGCGGCAGGAGGGCGGGAAGGGCGTGTCGTTCGCGTCCGACGCGCACAAGCCGGAGGCGGTCGGCAAGGGCTTCAAGGAGGCGGCCGAGGTGGCGCGCGCCGCGGGGTTCAAGCCGGGCGCAGATCTGTTCGACTTCTGGGTGCGGGACTGA